One window from the genome of Nicotiana sylvestris chromosome 9, ASM39365v2, whole genome shotgun sequence encodes:
- the LOC138877679 gene encoding uncharacterized protein, whose protein sequence is MWTRKEMDVSGLPRIRWGALTKYKAHVLGEKLQAMGAWMSIGDSSCMWTMTADCIREVVREVLEVLKGFSGGHKRDWWWNEEVQGKVKAKKVVYKKLTKSIAEVGQLEWYWKAKNEAKLAVIAAKSAAFGRLYEELGERGGDKKLYRLAKESVECTSDGKYEPKRELVPWKTMKKDQIEFVDLEKTYDKVLREVLWRCLEAKGMHVAYIKVIKDMYDRAKTGCILFADDIVLIDETRGGIDDRLEVWRQTLESKGFKLSRTKTEYLECKFSEVTQEADMGDTHVIPRRESFKYSGSIIQGNREIDKDVTYRIGAGWIK, encoded by the exons ATGTGGACAAGGAAAGAGATGGATGTGTCTGGTCTACCTAGGATTAGGTGGGGTGCCTTGACTAAATACAAAGCTCATGTGTTAGGGGAGAAGTTACAGGCTATGGGAGCCTGGATGAGTATTGGGGACTCGAGTTGTATGTGGACCATGACAGCGGACTGTATTAGAGAAGTTGTGAGAGAAGTGCTAGAGGTCTTAAAAGGTTTCTCTGGCGGCCACAAaagagactggtggtggaatgaagagGTCCAAGGTAAAGTGAAAGCCAAGAAAGTTGTATATAAAAAACTAACAAAGAGCATAGCCGAGGTGGGCCAACTGGAGTGGTATTGGAAGGCCAAGAATGAGGCAAAGTTAGCGGTCATTGCGGCTAAGTCCGCAGCGTTTGGACGTTTGTATGAAGAGCTTGGGGAGAGAGGTGGGGATAAAAAGCTGTACAGGCTGGCCAAA GAGAGTGTTGAGTGCACAAGTGATGGAAAATATGAACCAAAGAGAGAACTTGTTCCATGGAAG ACAATGAAGAAGGACCAAATTGAGTTCGTTGACTTAGAAAAAACATACGACAAAGTCCTGAGAGAGGTTCTGTGGAGGTGTTTAGAGGCTAAAGGTATGCATGTAGCCTATATTAAAGTGATAAAGGACATGTATGATAGAGCTAAGACAGGG TGTATATTATTTgctgatgatatagttctgattgatgagactCGAGGAGGTATCGACGATAGACTGGAGGTTTGGAGGCAGactcttgagtctaagggtttcaagctaaGCAGAACCAAGACGgagtacttggagtgcaagtttagcGAAGTTACCCAGGAAGCAGACATGGGTGATACACATGTTATCCCCAGGAGAGAAAGTTTCAAGTACAGTGGATCTATAATACAAGGTAACAGGGAGATTGATAAGGATGTCACATACCGTATCGGAGCAGGATGGATAAAGTAG
- the LOC104246469 gene encoding probable galacturonosyltransferase-like 7, translating into MFWVTKFSGFIAAAMVMIVLSPSLQSFPPAEAIRSSHIDSYLRFPSQIAPPNRFSFRKSPVFRNAAECSTSNILGTNGVCDPSLVHVAITLDIEYLRGSIAAVHSILQHSSCPESVFFHFLVSETNLETLVRSTFPELKFKVYYFDPDRVRNIISTSVRQALEQPLNYARNYLADLLEPCVNRVIYLDSDLVVVDDISKLWSTSLGKKTIGAPEYCHANFTKYFTASFWSEPRFSGTFNGRRPCYFNTGVMVIDLKKWRRVGYTKRIEKWMDIQKTNRIYELGSLPPLMLVFAGHVAPIEHRWNQHGLGGDNVKGSCRDLHPGPVSLLHWSGSGKPWLRLDSKKPCPLDSLWAPYDLYGFST; encoded by the coding sequence ATGTTCTGGGTCACGAAATTTTCAGGCTTTATCGCCGCAGCAATGGTAATGATTGTTCTTTCCCCATCCTTACAATCATTTCCACCTGCTGAAGCTATTAGATCCTCTCACATCGATTCCTATCTCCGATTTCCCAGTCAAATTGCTCCCCCTAATCGCTTCTCCTTCCGTAAATCCCCTGTATTCCGGAATGCCGCTGAATGCAGCACCTCCAATATATTGGGGACTAATGGTGTTTGCGATCCTTCACTTGTTCATGTTGCAATTACTCTCGATATCGAGTACCTTCGTGGTTCAATAGCCGCTGTGCATTCAATTCTACAACATTCTAGCTGTCCCGAGAGTGTATTCTTCCACTTTCTGGTCTCTGAAACAAACCTCGAAACCCTAGTTCGATCCACATTCCCTGAATTAAAATTCAAGGTATATTACTTTGACCCGGACCGAGTCCGAAATATTATCTCCACTTCCGTTAGACAAGCGCTTGAACAGCCGTTAAACTATGCTAGAAATTACTTGGCGGATCTTCTAGAACCCTGTGTCAATAGAGTTATTTACTTGGATTCGGATCTTGTTGTTGTGGATGATATTTCTAAGTTGTGGAGTACGAGTTTGGGGAAAAAAACTATCGGAGCCCCGGAATATTGTCATGCCAATTTCACGAAGTATTTCACGGCGTCGTTTTGGTCGGAGCCGAGATTTTCCGGCACGTTTAACGGCAGGAGACCGTGTTACTTTAATACTGGGGTTATGGTTATAGATCTGAAGAAATGGAGGCGGGTCGGGTACACAAAACGGATAGAGAAATGGATGGATATCCAGAAGACGAATCGGATCTATGAGCTGGGTTCACTACCGCCGCTAATGTTGGTGTTCGCAGGACACGTGGCGCCGATAGAGCACAGGTGGAACCAGCACGGGTTAGGCGGCGATAATGTGAAGGGAAGTTGCCGTGACTTGCATCCTGGTCCGGTGAGCCTACTTCACTGGAGCGGTTCGGGAAAACCGTGGCTCCGGCTCGACTCAAAAAAACCGTGTCCGCTTGATTCTCTATGGGCACCCTACGATTTGTATGGATTCTCGACGTGA